Sequence from the Lacerta agilis isolate rLacAgi1 chromosome 6, rLacAgi1.pri, whole genome shotgun sequence genome:
AaagagcatgcacagagtgctaCTCCCTCGTTGGTGGAACAGCTGCATCAGGGCCCCAACTGCGTCACATGGTGGTCATGGGTGCGATTCACTTCCAGGCCAATGAGAGGTGCAGGCTTCTGGTTCCCAAGGAGGTTTGGGCAGGTCCGTCTTCATGATGCGCTGCGTTCCTTCCAGTCCTTGGGGTCCTGGACGCATTGAGGGTTAGAATCTAATGGGGAATTCCATCCTTAAACTAGTCTATTTTATTTTGGTAAGACGATGTCCTTGTCTGGCCACTTAAGTGTCCTCATCCGCATCCCAAAAGAATGATGCAGGTTGCAGGAGCTGCAACTAAGGGACGGGGCCCTCCAGGAATAACAGGTGGgcctttcctccaccccaccccccacctagcTGCCAGGGAGGAGAACAAGACCCTGAGAGTTGTGCAAGAGCcgagctggaagctggagacccaGAGACCAGCTtgttctgtgctggatccagAGCTGTGAcgaatggagaagcaagatctccTAGAAGGGTGTTgatgctgtgcccccccccatccatcctAAGCTCAGGCTGTATATGTGTGTAagtaaaaccatatatcctgaagacaccacagtctccgcttaCGTTCAAGGAAACCAAATCCTGGATAAGTTGCATTGAGGCCTGGAGTCCCTCATGGATTGGAGAGGCATGGAACAAGACACAGCCAGCCATGGAAGGAAGGGAGCTGGGGGGctggtttcatttatttatctgttgcattcataccccacccttttctctttccccccagtGTATTTTATTAAAGCTTCAAAGGAGGTATACAAAGATTAATACCAACTATAAAGTATCTTTTTAGAATACAAAAGGTAAAAAACcgattaaataaaaacaaatccaaaggaaggagagagagagagagagagaatgagtgcTTTTGATTCTTCACCTGTCAGCTGTAATGTATATAAAAAGTTATTAAAACATTTGCTCCATTTATAGCATTTTCTGCACAGAGCTCAAGGTCCATTTccccctcacaacagccctgtgaggtaggctaggctgagaggcagcgactgacTGTCGCTCcaggagcttcatggccaagtggaatgacttgaatcctggtctctcccaggtcctgctccaatgctctaaccactgcaccaccactgcctctccctcagagAGAGGTGGTTGAGTCCAGGTgcctctatctgtctgtctgtctgtctatcgaGAGAACTTGCGCACAGCCCGGTAGCTGCCTGGGGATGCCAGGTGCTGGGGGGTCTCCTggggctcctcctcttcctcctcttccgccAAGTCGTTGGCCGAGCCCCATCTCCGCTGGGCTGGGTGGCTGCTCctgggcaagaggaggcaggccAGCTTCCGGTTCCGGCTCCGCTCCCCCCGCATCGGGCTCAGCTCTGAGGAGACACCAGCAGACCCCCGGGGCCACACTCACACAggtggcagagttggaagggaccaccaagggtcatctagcccaacccccggtcACACCCCTCTCCCCATAGGCCCTTCCGCCAGGCAACCTAGAAGCTCTGGGAAGGGCAGgctcttgctgctgcatggagtgGGGGGCTGCAAGCCAGCTCGGGCTCCCCTTTAGCGCCCCCCTATTGTggtcccctcccctctccccttttccaCATGTAAACAGGGAGCAGAAAGGGACCCCTCCCCACTTAAGAACATCTGCAGAGCCTGGGAAGGcaacaagcaggatccgagcacaagagccgccctctcccctcctgcagtttccggcAACTGGGAAGCAGGAGGATCAGCACTGCcccctcctctgtgaatttgccccaccctctttcaaagccatccaggtcGGGGGCCAGCcatgcctcttgtgggagggagttccgcggTCTAACCAGGCGCTCCATGACGAAGGACTTCCTTTTGCCCATCCTGAACCGCCCTCCCTGTGGAGGCGCATGCaaaggcaggaagggggggggcgcgCTGTTCttacggggtggggtgggggctccctCCGGGGTCTCCACGCAGAGGTAGTGCTTGGCCAGGCGGCCGCTGTAATCCCGGATGTCCTGGTTGGCACCTGCTGGGCGACAGGGAGCTGAGGTGCcatggggaggaagaagcagccccTGAGGAGGGCAGACCCCTTTGGCTCAGGAGCAGCCCCAgcagggcaggcagggagggtcatAGATGATGTCGGGGGGGGGAACATGCCTTCCTCACCATGGGTCCAGATGAGCGACTCCATCAGCTGTCGGTGGCCGTGCAGAGCTGCAATGTGCAGTGGGGTGTAGCCCTGGTTGGGGGGCGGAAGGAGAACAGGCCCTGAGGCACCCGGCTCTGaaacaaatccccccccaaaaaacgtgCTTTGCCCAGTGGCCCCTCGCCCTCTGGCACCAAGATGTGTGACCTGCTACTTTATGGGGAGTGGGGGGTGCCACACCCGCCACCCAAACCCTCCCACCCCTGGGGGCCCCAGCAACCCTCCAGCAGGCTCAGCTCTTGGCTTGAGGGGGCCTTGCCCACCCACAAAGCAACGCACCCACAGGTCCAGCATATCTGAATACTCACCCCCTGTGTGTGTTCCAGGAGaaaaggggtgtgggggggaattgggggtggagaaagaaggatggatagatagatagatagattaataaataaaatatttataccccacccatctggctgggtttgtgCAACCGTTGTGCGCCCCACCCTGCTCCCACTTGGGCCCCCATGTTAAGGGAAGCAGCTGCACACTGAAGCTGCAATTCTTACCCTGGAGGGTGcaggaccgcccccccccaaaaaacacctgtGGTGGTGCCCTTGTCTACTCACATGCTTCATGCAGAGGGGTCAGCAtagaaggagaaaaaagggggCCATTTACAGGCACCCCAACACCTCCTCTCTCCCCAGgatacggggggggggcaagcccgCCTTGCTGTGCAGCCCCCTTCTCCCAGCCCTGCAAGGGACTCACCGCTTTCATGTTGATGTCCGCCCCGGCCCCCAGGAGGAGGGTCACCAGCTCCTCCTTGCCATGCTTTGCTGCCCAGTGGAGGGCTGTCTGGGGGGAGAGCGCAGTGGGGTCACCAGGGGGgagccttcctctcttcctccccccacccagcaaGAGCAAGGGAGCCCTTCTTCTGCCCACCCACTGAACCTCCCAGGAGCAGGAAAGGCGGAGGCTTGCTTCACACTCCCAGCCGCATCAGCAGAGCCTCCGGATCAGGCCCCGGGACCCTcttctcacaggagccaaccagGGGCCCGTCAggggaaccccacaagcagggcccTCCCCTGCAGAGCCATCCTCACTAGGAGCCTTTGAAAGCCTTCTGGTCCTCCGTGAATTTTGGCTGGGAGACCTGGAAGAGCAGCTCtggggcctggactgactccaactgcaaaagctgaggctgctcaATAGACccttgggctgggctgggcttggGGTTTTTCTGCTGGGGGACAGTTGTTGTTTTGTATCTTTACTTTggatattatgatttatgtgaagATGGTTTAACTTGGTTGTGCACTTttgggtattttatttattgttcatgacTACTTCTGCCATGTTTgtatttccgccccccccccctttgtaagaCGTCTCAAACACGGTtctaactatggaaaggtggcatgcaaatgAAATGATGCACGCATGTCACTTTGTGCCATATCGGCGGGTGGCCTACACTTaatccagtgggagggagttccatggtttaactctgCAATGTGCAATGAAGGATTctggggaagaaaaggaggagaagggggcatTTAGGGGTAAGGGGAGGAAATTAGCAGCTGGGACGAAATACTTACGAACTGTGTCAGGTCAGGTCAGGtcaggtagcagcagcagcggcagcagcaaccGCGGGAGAGAAGCAGAGTCATTAAAATCCCCACCCAGGAgagactccagttcccagggaGAACGtccctcccccacaaacacaGACGAGTGGgaggctgtggggtggggggtcacaAGCAGAGAGCACCCCAAACAGAAAGAGGGGCAGTGTGCCAGGCAGGCGGATGGCATTGGCGCTGGGTCTCAGGGACAGTGCCCATCAAGACGACAGACAGCCTGAGGCAGAAGGGACCCCCCCAGGGACCCCCCCCCAGAGCTACGCCAAGGCAACCTGACCCACTTGGGTCTAGACTTACCCCCTGAGCAGAGTGGCAGGAGAAGGGCCAGGTGGCAGATTTGGCAATGGGGGAGGGAAACAAAGAGAAGGGAGTGTTAGAgccctctgaacatgtgcagagtgtcaCACCCACAGCCGGCACTCACGCGCCAGGGGCTGCAGTAGGGATCCCCCCACCGGATGGCTGGGAGGTGGCAGTaggagggtggggggcagaaccaTTGCAAGGTGACTCCCTCCCACAAAGGGGCCCGAGAGGAGGAAGATGTGGAGGCCTGGGGGAGGAAGTCTGGCCCAACATGACCCTGCCGAGAGCCACACGGCTTAGAATTAAAGCacaaagcgccccccccccccaccgtctgGAATggggtctcccccaccccaccccagtctgcAATGGAGACCCCATTCCAGGTGGGAGCACCTGCCTGAATGGGGCCCCGTTTGGCAGACTCACCCCCCATGGATCTTTCTAGCAGCCAATCTGGTGCTGAACCCTTTGCAGGGCAGAAGGCCCACAGCCTCAGCCCCCTTCCTGACCAGGTGAGGTGGTGGCTGGCGGGGGGCAACTGACCCGATTCTGCACTCTCCAGGTGAGggagggctggctggctgatCCAGGACCGCCGAAGCTCCATTTGCGTGGACTCAGCCCCCGTCCCAAAGAAGAACACGAGaagaggctgcaggatcaggccagtggcccacctggtccagcatcctgttctcacaggggccagtgTATGGGCAATCTATCCGGAAGATAATTGTATTTTGAGGAGACAGCGCTCTAACATGGttcccttcctgcctctctaTCTCTTGTTCAGCTCTTGATGGCTGAACGCAGCCTTTTAGGGCCCTAATCTGTAAGAAGGGAAGGAAGTGATATCTCTGGGTACCTTCTTTGGATGTTAGACATTGTTTGAAGAAAGTAAGGCATTGAGAGAGGTGGCTAATAAATCATCTGTACATAGCTAGTAGCATGTAGTCGTAGGCAGTCAGGCGAGCCATGCAGGCTAACAGGTTAGCTATCTATCAATTGGATGGTTTGCGTATAGTTTTTAGAAGCTTGTGCATCAACTGATCCATCGCAGGGCCGTGCAAACCGAGACTGCCTGGGGGAGTCGCTTGGCCACTTCTTGGGGGCTTCCCAGTGGCAGatcgaagtgcttgcttggtaatgtGTAtaatgcttgctgtttagaacaaaatctttaatcttctctcTCACTTGTGTTTGGCTGAATCTCATTTCAAAAGAACCACCTTGCGTTTGGCAAGACAGCCAGCCAGACGCCCGTTGTGAGAAACCATCAAGCTGGGTCTGAGCCCCAGAGCACAAGATCAAGGACGGTGTTCACACTCACCGAGGTGAAatcctggaagcagcagcagcagcgtcaagggagggagagaaaagagaggcTCAAGTCAGCAGCGGGAGGGGGGCAAGCGCTGGGGAGCCCCTTCGGAGGCAGGGCGATCCTAGAGGCCGACTggggtgccctgtgcaaggccaaaactCAGTGACCCCTGCCTCTCCCAATTGTAATAAGAATATCAAGgtcatatatataataataattgttcataagcGTACCAAGCAAAAATGTACATGAATACAGTATATAGGCCACATACATAGGAAGACAGGCCTGAAAACCATTTTTCACTCCCCAACTGACAAAATGTTtgtctgcaaggaaggagggggcgaGGGAAcattcccattgtctcaggaatcacagtgattaccatctcaaaggaatggccaggctactcagaaaaggcaatcagagaaGGCATTATCACATAAACTGGCAGACAGAAGGTAAACaagggcactcagatttctgttgcaatctgttggagaccgcctttttgtgtgattttcgagaattttcgattttgttttgactatggcagaccaacacggctacccacctgtaactttttgtgtgatgtaggtgtgatgtatctggggtgggtgggtaggctttgggctgctcctttgttctaggtcctTCCCTGCTCTCCCGTGTGTGGGGGaaagtaccctgttgcaacagctttaataaagatcaggcttactagctgctttgcttctcaatcttctctggttggcctctgttattctctcctaccgatggagaacctgcaaaggactctgCGAGGGCttttgtgtaccccataagggaataagcgCAGATTTTGTTGACTACACCTTCTGCTCAATTCATTACGGCAGAGTTGCAACGCCCTGCAGCACCTCCCAAGCTCAGCACTCAGAGCAGGGGAACCAGTCgcgctgccctaaatccgcctctggcacctccatcccccccccccatctaagaGCAAGCCCTCCTTGGCAGAGGGAGGGGATGTTGGATGCCCGGGGCAAACCTGCCCCTTCCTTGCAGGCCTTTGGACTCTCTGAAGCCGGACGTCCAGGCCTCAAGTCTTGCTCTCTCGCTTGGCTCTCCCTCCCTTCGAAGCAGGCTGGGCTGGCAAAGCTGGGCACTGACTCCGAGGGGCCCAGCTGCCGGGCGATCTTACCTTCTTGGAGGCGAGGCTGGGGTCCTGCTGGAGCAGGTGGCTGAGGGTGGCCACGTGGCCCCCGGCTGCCGCCTGCAGCCACTCCTTCTCCAGGGGCTCCAGCTGGAAGGAGAAAGACCCTCTCTCAGTCTTACCACTCATTTCTTAGGTTTTCTGTATGTTTTGATTGTGTTGCCTTTATGGATTTGTGTTGTAAGCCATTGCCTTAATCCACCAGTCCCCTCCTCTTGCAGGATCTCCACCAGCCCCACACAGAGTCCCCTGTCTTCTCCCCAGAagcagctcaccccattgcattgGGGATCAAGCCCACCTCTGCCTAGTGTACCCCCCGCTGCTGCACCGGTCTCTGCCCCACACTGAGCCCAGCACCTGACCCCTTTCTGGCCCCGTCTGTCACCAGCCCCCATCACTCACCGCCACTGGGCTGGGGACCCCCGGGCCATTGCCACCCCCATCGTCTGCACCATCTCGGTCCGACTCGGGCTGCAATGGGGAAAGAGATGAGGGAGTGGGGCACAGGTGCTGAGTTGCCACCTACCCACCCCAAACAGAGCTCTCCTGCCCAGAGGTGCCACCCCAGTCCTGGGTGCCCTGCGCCTGCTCCCTGCGTGGAGGCAGACTCCCTTATCCGCCATGATCCTATTAACACGAGAAAGTGATTGCCGCCCGCGAGCGGCTAAGGAGCTTATGAGAGGAGCTGAGCTGGAAAGAGGCAGGCTGAAGGCCAGGGGGTGCTCAGTCCTGGTCCTGAGCAccatcctgcctgcctgcctgccaggccctttccctttctccaggCTGGGACCCCAGGTAGGGGGGCAGTCCAGCACCCGCTCAGCAGGACCTTAGCCCTTCCGTTGTCATACAGTGGCCAACCCAAAGGAAccaggactcaagcacaagagcagccctctctcctcctgaagCTTCCATGAGAATTTATGGAGCtggcttgctttctcctgctccggagggcaggacttgaaccaaccAATTCAAATTCaggttaaacattaggaagatggtaagagctgtttgacagtggaacagactctctcggaaggtggtggtggactctccttccttggaggtttttcagcagaaggTGGATGGCCATCTCACATGGATGCTTAGCTGAGAtggctgcattgcagagggttggaccagatgacccttggtgtcccttccaactctaccaatcTATAGTTTGGGGCCTTTGGCAACATGCAACCTCTGATTTAGTGAGTGTCTTGGCAGAGCAAGCAGCCATCCTCATCCCACAGATATGAGGCAAGCCCACCGCAGCTCCTTCCCCAGTTACCCGCTTTCAGTCCCTGAGGACTAGCAGCACCAGAAACCCCAGGAAACCCACCGGTGCCCCATCATCGCAGACAGTGACCAGGATCTGAGGGGCTGACATGTCTCGCCAGCACAGAGACTCTCAGAAGTCCCACAGCAACTGGACGGCTGGACAGATGTCCCACTGGGGGCTGGTCTTCTGTGCCGCCCTCCCACTTTGGAACAGTCTCCACAGTAAGACTCTtctcctgcaaaacaaaacagcttttcTAGCAAGACCCTCTTAGCTGTCCCCGGGCACAAATTTGCTATGCAGTTAAGACCGCCCAGCTCTCTTTCCTGTATTGACAAACATTTATTTCAATACTTCATTTGTGGATTATGGGGATTTCTACCTAATCAGGGTGTtacccaaaacaaacaaataaattgtgCCAGAATGTGGCATTTGGGTACTCGGGTGTTCATCCATTTTTAGTCTATGGCTACTTTAACTTTCTGAAAGTTTTAAATTactgtttgttatttttttccttattgataattttaccattttcttgtgaactgctctgagcttttcttttccagctgagCATTGTACAGACTTTACGAGCTAAATAAAATATAGAAAGAAGGCTGGGAGGGTTCACAAGTGCACCTGTGAATCAGGTTCATGGATGGGATAatcagaagggggaggggagggagaaggaagtctcCTCATCTAGTGGAGCATCCTGTTTTTGTCAGCAGCGGAGGAGGGCAGGGGCCATCACAGCTCAGCTGCAAAGCATCCATCTCTGCTTGCAGGCGGCCTGGGAAGGATTCAACCCCcaatggcagcatctccagggagagcCAGCAGGGGAGACCCCTGCCTGCTGCCACCCCCCACTGCCAGTCGTTAGACAAAGGACTGACTTGCTACAAGGCAGCGTTTTATGTTCCCACTGCTTCAACCCTTTACTCAGaataatgaggactagaatctttgcTTACTTTGGGGGGAAAGAGTCATAGTTCAGGAGTAGAGCGAATGCTTTGCACGCAGGAGGTTCAAtcatttccaggcagggctggggaagaggCCCTGTCGGAAAACCTGCGGCCCCTCTTGAGAGGTGGTGGCTGCCTTCAAACTTGGCAACAGGCAGTCAGTTTCCTTTCCCTGCACtgagggtggaggggggggcggagagagagagagagcgagtcCCTTCCCCATCCTACGTGCTCCAGCCCAGGCCGGCAGCTCCCGGACCCCGTTCACCGCCCCTAATGCCGCTCTGGGGCGGAGCGCAGCAAGAGGCGCAGCGCCGGAGCGCACAAGACGCAGGCAGGCAGGGCGCTCGCTCCGTCCATCTCCCGCCGCCGCCTTTCGGCCCCGCGTGCCAAGCCCCCCTCCCCGCGCTGTTCTCCCGTCGGGCAGTCTCAGCAGGCAGCTGTTCACCGCGGGAGGAGGAGCGGGTCCATAGCGGCGCCGTCGAGCCTGGGGCGCGCCGCTTGGCTCCTGGATCCCGCCGAATCAATATTAAGAAGAGTAACGCACCCGCTTATGGCGTCTCCCGGGAAGGTCCCTCCGTCGATGAGGGGCACGAGGAGGTTGGCAGGGTGGCGGCGACTTCCCGGCCCTTTTCCCCGCCCGTCGGGGCGCTTCCCGGAGGAGCGTCACGCCGGAGCGGCGCATCCACCACAGGATCCAGCAGGCGGCGCTTCCAAACTCCcgggagcctcctcctcctcccggtgCCGCCGGTTGCGAAATCCCAAATCCACTCCCGACGGCCTCCAGGGCGGGGCGGCGGGACGAAAACGCGCGAGGCCTTTCCGTTCCCGGTCTCCTTTCCGTCCGCTCGGACGGGCGCTGGTCTCGGCGCTGGCCGCGGCCCGCCTGCGCAAAGGCTTCCCGGCCTGGAGAGATTGGGACGGGGTTGGAGGTGACaccccgcacacacacaccccacccgtGAAGGGCGGGACGAGAAAAAAATGTCCGCTTGAACCCAGCGCATTCCCGGGCACCGTCCGGCTACGAAAGTGCCGGTGTCGCTGCCCCGAGGAGATCCCAGTAGAACTTAGGACGGCGCAGGAGAACCAACGCGCCTGAAGGGCTTCTAAAGCGCACGCTGGGGGGACCCTGAGTGGGAAGGAAAGCTGCCCCCCTACCCGGTTGCATGTGCCTTGGGTGGAGGACATGAAAGCAGAGTCCTACATGCCCTGGGGTTACACAGAGGAGGGCAAGGCGGGCATTGCTGGGCGCGGGGAGGGTTGCCACAAGAGAAAAGGAAACTGCCCAGATACCCAGTTTAGAGCGCTGGCCCTTTAAGTGCCCTTTAGTCTAGGGGGGAGGCGGGGGCattagccaggaatgatgggagctgtagtccagcaagatctgtaGGCtcagaagtttgtaaaattacGCGAGGCAGGAATGGATGGAGAAGTTTTCTtgcctctctcctaacactagaactcctgAAGGGTGGAAGATTCTGGGCGGATACAAAGGAAGTCCTTTCTGCAGTGCATAAACTGAGGAACCCCCTGCtgcaggagggaggcagagagctCTAAAAGAGGATGAGAGCAGCaagatggctttgctctgcctccacagccacaggcagccatgcttctgaatgccaggggAGGggattgtgctcaggtcctgcttgcatctggttggccattgtgacaaCAGCAGGCTGGGCTACATGAGCCGCttaaggatccctggatggtcaagtccagtcaaaggcgactatggggatgcagcgctcatctcgctttcaggccaagggagccggtgtttgtccacagacagctttccaggtcatgtggttaggaggactaaaccgcttctggcgcaatggaacacactgacggaaaccagagtgcatggaaatgccatttagcttcccgccacagtggtacctatttatctacttgcactgccatgctttcgaactgctaggttggcagaagctgggacagagcaacgggagctcaccccgtcacggggattcaaaccgcctaccttctgatcagcaagttctttggaggtctttaagtggaggcttgacagccatctgtcaggaatgctttgatggtgtttcctgcttggcagggggttggactggatggcccttggggtctcttccaactctaggattctaagtccaagaggctcagtggtttagaccacagcgccacccacatcccttatacatgagccactggcctgattcagccatCTCTGCTTAGGGTATGTGTGCTCAGGAGTTCCCTACAGGGATGGGACCCAGAACCTTCTCCTGCGTACAAGGCTAACCACCTTTTACAAGAGCTATGCCAAGGCCCT
This genomic interval carries:
- the LOC117049206 gene encoding ankyrin repeat domain-containing protein SOWAHC-like, with product MSAPQILVTVCDDGAPPESDRDGADDGGGNGPGVPSPVALEPLEKEWLQAAAGGHVATLSHLLQQDPSLASKKDFTSFTALHWAAKHGKEELVTLLLGAGADINMKAGGYTPLHIAALHGHRQLMESLIWTHGANQDIRDYSGRLAKHYLCVETPEGAPTPPQLSPMRGERSRNRKLACLLLPRSSHPAQRRWGSANDLAEEEEEEEPQETPQHLASPGSYRAVRKFSR